Part of the Sorghum bicolor cultivar BTx623 chromosome 1, Sorghum_bicolor_NCBIv3, whole genome shotgun sequence genome, ACTTTACATTTTGctactcctttttcatcttgttATGCTTGTCTTACATCTTATACTACTGTGATCTTAACTTTTAGTATCTTTCTTCTTTAGTGTGTGATGAGATGTTCTTTACAGAACTCAACAAGGAGGCATCAGAAATTGCAGGTTGTTTCAGATCTAGAGTACAACGTCTCCTCCATCTTCATGTCCCTTCAGGACTACAACGCTGTATATGGCGTTTTAGGCAGTGTTTCATAGATGATCAGCAAATAATGGTTCAAGAAGGCAGAATGCTTCTCAATTATGTGACCATGAATGCTATTGCTATTCGCAAAATTCTCAAGAAATATGACAAGGTAAGTGTTGATCTACTGATTGTCAGCAGATATATTCAATGTATCTTTGTGTATTTATATAATATGTATAATCCTGCAGATACATGGTTCTGTGAGTGGCAGAGATTTCAAGAGCAAGATGCAAACTGAGCATATTGAACTGTTGCAGTCACCTTGGCTGATAGAGCTTGGTGCGTTCCATCTCAACTGTGATGATTCAGATGCTGATGAACCTGGAGCTGGAGGGTTCTTCAAGAATGGATTCTTCAAGAATTTTTCCTGTGATCTGAGTGGAGCACAGCCACTACTGACAATGACCATTTCTGAAACTCTAAAGTATGAGTACAGCCTAACTTGTCCGATTTGCTTGGTGAGATATTCTTTAACTTCCGTTTTCTTTGGCTCATAAATATCATAGAACTAAAAGGGTAGCCCTTGTTGGTAGGGAAATTTGCTGTGGAAACTTTGCATGTTGTCCCTGCAGGGTATCTTTTTCCCCTCTTGAGTTTGCTTGAACATGTGTGTGCTGATTTTAGCATCCATTtgtgatgattttttttttcacttacaatgtctacaggaCACTTTGTTCAACCCTTACGCACTTAGCTGTGGgcatctgttctgcaaatcCTGTGCATGTGGCGCTGCTTCTGTCTACATCTTCCAGGGTGTCAAGTCGGCACCTCCGGAGGCCAAGTGCCCGGTATGCCGAGCGGTATGTGAGCAATCCTACTTGCTGCCAGACATCAATCTTGTTCAGTCTCCTTGTTGCCGTGAAACGTATCTTCTATTAGTGGTATCTTCCATTTGTGACATGTTTTCTTTTATCACCTTTGCTACATCACCCATAAATCGTCGAGACAAATATAGTTTCTGTTTTCTTCTTAATACAAAgccttgtagttcgtcctaggtTGGTTTAGTTTTTTCTTTTACATCACCATAAATTACCTTGGCATTCATGCTACGTTCTAAACAATGAATTGTCCCATAAATACATGACGCACACTGTTTCATCTTCCATGGTGATGATTTGGATTTGACGATCTTCAGGTTGGTGTGTTTGGTCGCGCCCTGCATATGACTGAACTCGAATTACTCCTCAAGAGAAGGTATTGGAATCTAACCTGCACCTCTTGTGAGAAAGAATTATGTGTGTTCTAGATCTAACTTGCATCTCTTGTCTAACCAGGGACAAAGATTACTTTGCGCAGAGACTGCGCGAAGAGCGAAGTGTGATGGTGAAGCAGGCCAAAGAATACTGGGACTCACAGGCAATGCTATCGATGGGGATTTGAAAGCTACAATGTTCTTACTATGTAGCACTAATGTTATCAATAGTCACCAAGATGAGCATCAAAGCTGAAGGTTCTCTGGCTAATTACATCTGAAGGTTCTCTGGCTAATTACACCTGTTAATTCCTGGCAAGCGTCAATCATTTAAGTTAACTGTGCTGATATAACAGAAATTGACATAGCAGAAGCCGAGTCCATCGAAGAAGCGAGCAAAATCAGTTGCATTCTATCATTCTCCACCTGGTTCAGATTTCGAGGATTTAAC contains:
- the LOC8057222 gene encoding probable E3 ubiquitin-protein ligase BAH1-like 1 isoform X1, which produces MKFGATYEEYLRAEQDKFLGQCSHVEYKRLKKVLKKCRVGRSLQADGTNGDEQQEGSDESSNICECNSCTLCDEMFFTELNKEASEIAGCFRSRVQRLLHLHVPSGLQRCIWRFRQCFIDDQQIMVQEGRMLLNYVTMNAIAIRKILKKYDKIHGSVSGRDFKSKMQTEHIELLQSPWLIELGAFHLNCDDSDADEPGAGGFFKNGFFKNFSCDLSGAQPLLTMTISETLKYEYSLTCPICLDTLFNPYALSCGHLFCKSCACGAASVYIFQGVKSAPPEAKCPVCRAVGVFGRALHMTELELLLKRRDKDYFAQRLREERSVMVKQAKEYWDSQAMLSMGI
- the LOC8057222 gene encoding probable E3 ubiquitin-protein ligase BAH1-like 1 isoform X2, which gives rise to MVQEGRMLLNYVTMNAIAIRKILKKYDKIHGSVSGRDFKSKMQTEHIELLQSPWLIELGAFHLNCDDSDADEPGAGGFFKNGFFKNFSCDLSGAQPLLTMTISETLKYEYSLTCPICLDTLFNPYALSCGHLFCKSCACGAASVYIFQGVKSAPPEAKCPVCRAVGVFGRALHMTELELLLKRRDKDYFAQRLREERSVMVKQAKEYWDSQAMLSMGI